Below is a window of Phoenix dactylifera cultivar Barhee BC4 chromosome 7, palm_55x_up_171113_PBpolish2nd_filt_p, whole genome shotgun sequence DNA.
ggaggagatgaagatggagcgtgagatggagcgtgaggagctgcggaggcaattggaacaggagaggagagagcgaGAGGAAGAACAGAAGCAAATTGCACATCTTACAAGTTTGGTGACAGAGTTCTTAAAGAAAAAGACTCAAACGCATAAGTCGTctatccatcatgatggggccatGTATTCAACTGGTGGCACAAATACTCGTTGGTATGTATTCTCATTTATATTACGTAGGTTATTTAGATATTTGGACCAAGTTAAGCGAAATATCATTGTGAACTTatacttgaattttagtttattatttttcacatgtggttattgattgtgtattcttttttgctttctcagatacatggtggagttatgagcatgtgaatctagtttttggtacatggatagcttttgttcagatgatcatggtggagttgtctacaagcagaaatcagttttttgtttattcatatttttatctacatgatggttgtttggatgaattgcaagatcagatattttgaaatttttaatttacattttgatgtgtttggtgatgattatcaccttaacatatggtatggatgaaacatttTGATGAATGGTTAATAGGTTTGCTTGACTTTGTGTATGaatgatatttataatgaatgattatggattctccaacattgtgtatacttctatttggatgagcaaatgtattgtgcaatatgCATAATGGATAGGCTGTGTTGGTTGTACAGGATTTGGAACGagctcaaaaataaatattaagcttataatttgaattattaattaaatacaGGTTAATACTTTCTGCCACCAAAAAATGTTTGTTGCCAATGCATTCCAATACATTCTACGACCAAACTATTGGTGGGGGAAGATAGACATTCAGTGACCATATTTTTGGTAGCGGAAGACAAACATTCCACGACCAACTATTTGGTCGGCGTGGGAATTAGCGACAACAAATTTGGTCGCTGAAAAGTTGCTTCGGCAACCAAACGTTGGTCGTTGTTGGTGTACCTTAGGTGACCACACAATATTGGTCGCCAAAACCTTTCAGTGACTAGGGTTCGGCGACGAAGAGTATTTTAGTCGCGAAAAGGTTTCGGCGACCAAATATGGTTATTCGGCGACTCGAATCTTAGTCGCGGaatatgtattttcttgtagtgtctTAAGAGTAGTGGTTGACCAGGCGCATGCGGTTCGCCTGCGACTGAGCACAGGGGCTGAGCTGGTCGGATTTTGGTAGGGCCGGCTCTGATCACACTACCACCTACTGCAAGCGCTAGACCGTCGCGGTCAATGCCTGCACCTATTGAGTGAGCAAGCGGAACTACTCCTTGTTTACAAGTGCGGTGGGTTATTTCGGTGGACCGGGTTCGGAGCTATGCAACAACCCTTAGGATGTTGGGGTGCGGCATTGCGAAGCACGCAATGCGTTGTAGGCTCCTTGTGGCCTCATGCTAGTAGCCCCTCACTCCGATTGAAGTTGATGTAGCTGGGGTTGGGCCTTTTCTTTAGTGCCAATTTGTTATTGCCGAATCCAGACCGAGGTGAGAGTGCAGCTCGGACAACCTTGAGGTGTCAGGCACCAGTCTCCTATGTTGGGTGGCCTACAAAAAGTTCACTTGCCGGAGAGTTTCCAAAGCTCTGATGCCTAAGTGAGAATAACGAGCCAATAGTGTGGAAAGGAGAGATCTTAGTAGAGGGTGGTTTCTATGAGTGATAATGAATGCTTATTATATGCATATCTCAATTCCTCCAGCTTGTCGCCATTATATAGGGAAGCAGTCTTGTTGTTACTTGGGCCGACGTGGCATACAATAATGCCAGATAGTGGCCGGTGGTATGGCCGCAATGCGGGGGTCAGTCTGCATGGGCAGAGTGCAGCGCAAATCTGATGCAGGACGTAGGGCTGTCACGACTGCGACCTACTAGGACTGTTAGCTCTGGTCGACTCGTGCTGAAGGTTCTCCACCAGTCATCTTCTCCATTAGTTTGGCTATCAGCGAAATCAGGTTGCACCAAATTTGCCAAACAAATGCTAGACATGCCTCAATGTGGGTGTCCCCGGCTGCATAGTTGCTCACCTTTTGCGTAGATGGCAAGCACTCCTTTCTTTCCTACCAGTTTCATTATGCCACTCCTAAAACTGCTTCCAGTAAGACAATACGTGTGGACAAGTCCAATAATAGTGGTCTTTCTTGAGTAAGAGGCACAAGAACAGCTCATTCTTTTTAGATTCAAAGGAACAGCTCATACCTCAATCCTGTTAAAAGACTCTCTGGCACTCATCATTTCAGAATATGGGCACATTCTTCCTCAGAAGTGGTTCACGGGTGGGAGTCGGCAGGGAAATTAAACTAGTTACGCACTAAATTCTTCCTACAAAGCCTTTGATTTCCTTCTCAGTCTCGAGCTTGTCTCGAGATCTACTTGAAATGCACTCAATTCAATTCAGGTTTGCTAGGAATGCAAATGAGCTGAGGTCGAACCTTGTTCACAGGCCAAAAAATACGAAATGAACTGCTTTGGGCCCAACTAGTATGTCAATCCTATTACCTTTGTTTTAGCAATCAATGTGGGCctgtccttctttttcttttttctttttttttattataatttaccTTGTATATGATCCACGTTTTGGGCCAACTAGTATTCAATGCTTTCACCTTTTGTTACTAACCAATGCGAGACTATCTTGTGCATTTGGATTCCCCTTGCATATGATGCACTACTCTCAAGCTAATTGCATTAGATGTATTGCTTTCAAGCCAATGCCATGCAACTGCATCATGCAGTGCTCCAAATAGGAGACCGCTTCTCTTCACTTGCTACCTCGCGAACCTGTCGAATCTGTCAAGTGATTCTGAACCCTTCAGAAACTACTTCTCTTAGCGAGCTATCAAGTGATTCTGAACCTTTCTGCGA
It encodes the following:
- the LOC120111429 gene encoding uncharacterized protein LOC120111429, whose amino-acid sequence is MLSLREESSQSGVQLTSEEMSRQALGKRKRYILGFGDGPKPSSSSSTPSRVSQDHVGELQKLKAEMEEMKMEREMEREELRRQLEQERREREEEQKQIAHLTSLVTEFLKKKTQTHKSSIHHDGAMYSTGGTNTR